One segment of Brassica napus cultivar Da-Ae chromosome C3, Da-Ae, whole genome shotgun sequence DNA contains the following:
- the LOC106385393 gene encoding PHD finger-like domain-containing protein 5A — MAKHHPDLIMCRKQPGIAIGRLCEKCDGKCVVCDSYVRPCTLVRICDECNYGSFQGRCTICGGVGISDAYYCKECTQQEKDRDGCPKIVNLGSAKTDLFYERKKYGFKKR; from the coding sequence ATGGCAAAGCATCACCCTGATCTGATCATGTGCCGGAAACAACCCGGCATTGCCATCGGACGACTGTGTGAGAAATGCGACGGGAAATGCGTGGTTTGTGATTCTTACGTGCGTCCCTGCACTCTGGTGCGTATTTGCGACGAATGCAACTACGGATCGTTCCAAGGCCGGTGTACTATATGCGGAGGGGTTGGGATCTCGGATGCTTACTATTGCAAAGAGTGTACGCAGCAGGAGAAAGACAGAGATGGTTGTCCCAAGATTGTCAACCTTGGGAGTGCCAAGACGGATCTCTTCTATGAACGTAAGAAGTATGGATTCAAGAAACGATGA